The following coding sequences lie in one Arachis ipaensis cultivar K30076 chromosome B03, Araip1.1, whole genome shotgun sequence genomic window:
- the LOC107628984 gene encoding protein FAR1-RELATED SEQUENCE 4 encodes MPRIPPILFLFYFAVFTLQLLTQAVSRSVFYVNLILMEVEIDGSNNGEAIENAAMADDCSTDEGNNADEANNADEGNNADEGNNGDDGNNIDGRAIVPVQSQGQDVTQVSAGGAITLAVPTLPVPIVSPVEPYVGQEFESEAEAHAFYNAYATSVGFIVRVSKLSRSRIDNSAIGRIFVCNKEGYRMTDKRENVIRQRAETRVGCKAMIMVRKVKSGSWVVTRFVKEHTHPLAGPGGGRRDFIYEQYPGERDRIRELNQQLTAEKKRSATYKRHLELILEHIDEYNESLSKKIQHIVDNVKEMESKEEQSQLNFQLATL; translated from the exons ATGCCTCGCATTCCCCCAATTCTATTCCTTTTTTACTTCGCTGTGTTCACTTTGCAGCTCTTAACACAAGCGGTATCACGTTCGGTTTTCTACGTTAATCTAATTCTga TGGAGGTTGAGATTGATGGCTCTAATAATGGGGAGGCAATAGAAAATGCTGCCATGGCTGACGATTGTAGCACCGATGAAGGAAACAACGCAGATGAAGCAAACAATGCTGATGAAGGGAACAACGCTGACGAAGGAAACAATGGTGATGATGGAAATAACATCGATGGACGTGCTATTGTGCCAGTTCAAAGCCAAGGTCAAGATGTGACTCAAGTTTCTGCTGGAGGGGCCATAACCCTAGCTGTTCCCACACTTCCGGTCCCAATTGTTTCACCTGTTGAACCTTATGTGGGACAGGAGTTTGAGTCAGAAGCAGAAGCACATGCATTCTACAATGCATATGCCACGAGTGTTGGATTCATCGTACGTGTTAGTAAACTCTCTCGATCAAGGATCGATAATTCTGCTATTGGGCGGATTTTTGTCTGCAACAAAGAGGGATACAGGATGACTGACAAGCGTGAAAATGTTATACGGCAAAGGGCTGAGACAAGGGTTGGTTGCAAGGCAATGATAATGGTAAGGAAAGTAAAATCTGGTAGCTGGGTTGTTACACGTTTTGTAAAGGAACACACACATCCTCTTGCTGGTCCAGGAGGTGGCAGAAGGGATTTCATCTACGAACAATATCCG GGCGAACGGGATAGAATTCGGGAATTAAATCAGCAGTTGACAGCAGAGAAAAAGAGGTCTGCCACCTATAAAAGACATCTTGAATTGATACTCGAGCACATTGACGAGTATAACGAGAGCCTATCGAAGAAAATACAGCACATAGTAGACAATGTAAAGGAGAtggaaagcaaagaagaacaaaGTCAATTGAACTTTCAATTAGCCACCCTTTAA
- the LOC107628981 gene encoding uncharacterized CRM domain-containing protein At3g25440, chloroplastic — MATSLFRSIRRASSLLKFSYSTTSFSVSPRSVVRSRISVFLPFRQCNSVGKPSSWWGFRELSYGTVNLVISEGKTKFEAREVEPPRKDKYKTKKKLKMQRKREKEKRKAANRRDPRWLGVKGKKKQKFANAEERIKCKLEKARIKESMLIERLKRYDVPKAQGPVAKPDGLTGEERFYLKKMAQKSSNYLQVGRRGLFGGVILNMHMHWKKHETVKVICKPCKPGQVHEYAQELARLSGGIPIHFIGDDTIIFYRGKNYEQPEVMSPVDTLSKKKALEKSKYEQSLESVRRFIAIAEKELELYYRHIALYGNPNDRNPLSVLEGPSGDSIRKGYHRIHKQSNPELINDLADSKEMGLSESEDNNNEDENLSMDESDSEEDSMLDTSDDDKESEECFTNLKDASASSRAGTSPSMSKHTYHYSNCNNQCLLSKQMLCTRD; from the exons ATGGCTACTTCGTTGTTCCGGAGCATTCGGAGAGCTTCCTCTCTTCTCAAATTCTCGTACTCAACTACCTCCTTTTCGGTTTCTCCCAG GTCAGTTGTGAGGTCCCGGATATCGGTTTTCTTACCGTTTAGGCAATGCAATTCAGTTGGGAAGCCGAGTTCATGGTGGGGTTTCAGAGAGTTGAGCTATGGCACTGTGAACTTGGTTATATCGGAAGGGAAGACCAAGTTTGAGGCTCGCGAGGTTGAGCCGCCAAGGAAGGACAAATATAAAACTAAGAAGAAGCTGAAGATGCAGAGGAagagggagaaggagaagaggaaagcTGCAAATAGGAGAGACCCTCGTTGGCTTGGTGTCAAggggaagaagaagcagaagttTGCCAATGCAGAAGAGAGAATCAAGTGCAAGCTTGAGAAA GCAAGAATTAAGGAATCAATGCTCATTGAAAGACTCAAAAGATATGATGTTCCTAAAGCTCAGGGTCCTGTTGCCAAACCTGATGGTTTGACGGGGGAGGAACGATTTTATTTGAAGAAGATGGCTCAGAAGAGTTCTAATTATCTACAAGTTGGCCGAAGAGGATTATTTGGAGGGGTTATTCTTAATATGCATATGCATTGGAAGAAACATGAGACTGTTAAGGTCATATGCAAGCCTTGTAAACCTGGCCAAGTACATGAGTATGCACAAGAACTTGCTAGATTGAGTGGTGGTATTCCAATCCACTTCATTGGAGATGACACTATAATATTTTATCGCGGAAAGAACTATGAACAGCCCGAGGTTATGTCACCAGTAGATACATTATCCAAGAAAAAG GCACTTGaaaaatccaagtatgagcaatctCTTGAATCAGTTAGGCGCTTCATCGCTATCGCTGAGAAAGAACTAGAGCTATATTACAGGCATATCGCACTCTACGGCAATCCGAACGACCGTAATCCCTTATCAGTTCTTGAGGGCCCAAGTGGAGACTCCATCAGAAAAGGGTACCATAGGATTCATAAACAAAGTAACCCTGAGTTGATTAATGATCTTGCTGATTCCAAAGAAATGGGGCTATCAGAATCTGAAGATAATAACAATGAAGATGAAAACTTGTCAATGGATGAATCAGATTCTGAAGAGGACAGCATGCTAGATACTAGTGATGATGATAAAGAAAGTGAGGAATGTTTTACTAATTTGAAAGATGCAAGTGCAAGCTCAAGAGCTGGTACATCACCATCAATGTCTAAACATACCTACCATTATAGTAATTGTAATAATCAATGTTTATTATCCAAACAAATGCTATGCACTAGAGATTAG